TCCTTAAACATATCACTTCCCGTATAGTTTTGGGAAAGATACTTCGCAAAAATAACTGTCCCATACTCATGGAATCCGTTTACTTTTGTGAGATGTATTTCAGGCACTGAAGTCCAAGGAGAATATTGGTCAATCGAGGAAGTGTCAGTCATCATATATGTATAAATATAATCATTCACCTCATCGTAAACTTGGTCCTCCATCCAAACTGCACTTGCCTCCTGCCACCAAACACTTTCATTTCTATCATAGGCAAATTGAATGGCATGAGAAAATTCGTGGGCAGCAGTCACCTTTTGCGAACCTGTCTCAGCCCCGGCAGGGTCATCATTTTCAGTAGTTGGCATAACATTGTTTACAACGATATAGGGCATATTGTTTGAAGTATATGTATTTGTGTAGGCAAAAAAGCTGCTGTCAAGGGTAAGTTTGCCGGGCTTAATGTCCCCTGCCGTATTTGCAATATAGATATCGATGAGCTTATCTGAAGATTTCTTTGGTTTTTTAAGCCCCATTTCATCAATCTCTTTAGTCCAAGCATTCTCGAAATAACTGCTCAGCTTTTCAACAAAATCAGGATATCCGCTTCCATCGTCATCATCAGGCGGTATTCCAGTGCCAAAAGTAGGGCTATAAGTTTCATCACCCCAAATAATGACAAAGTTATCTGAAACATAGGTATTTGATAATCCAAATTCATTGTTGACTTGTTTATATCCCTTCTTCCAGCTTCTATCTGCTGAAATCGGTGATTCCTTGAAGATATAGCCATCAACAATAGCGCGCGCAGAGGGACTAAGTTTAGGCAAAGCTTTCATTATTTCAGTCATTATAGGAGTGCCACATTTTTTGGGGCCTCTCTTTCTTTGTATTCTCAAAGCTGTAAAGGGCGAAGTTTCATATGTTTTATTTTTTCCAATCAGAGTATTCAATTTATCGATGATTTCATTGTCTAATTTTTCTCCAGCAAATGAATTATTTGAATTAATAAAGGTAATGACACAAATAAAAGCCAAAAGAACAAAAAGCACAGTGAAATTAATTTTTCTCATATTTCATTTCCTTTTCTTTTTTATTGGGGCTACATCTCTTCTCTGCACTTTAACAAGAGCGGATGATTGGGTTTCCTGCCATTTTTTTAGTTCTTCAGAAAAATGCTCAAGGAGTGTTTTTAACATATTGTCCATCTCCTTCTGCATCTCCTCTATTCTCTCGCTCATTCGAAGGATGATTTCAACTCCTGCAAGATTTACTCCAAGCTCATGCGTCAATCTTTGGATAAGCTCTATCTTTTTGATATCTTCTTCAGTATAAACACGAGTATTGCCGGAAGTCCGCTTAGGTTTAACAAGCCCTTCCCTCTCATAAATTCTTAAAGTTTGCGGATGTATATCGAGCATTTGCGCCACAGCACCAATTGAATAACCTGCCTTCTTTCTTGCCATAGTTAAAATCCTCGTCTATTCACTTTTTTATTTTTTATACTTATGATGTCAAGTTTATACTTTCCATTGCTTTTCATCAATAACTTTAATCGTAAGAAAAAAACAACTCTTAAATCTATTGATAAATGGATTCTTCTTCAAGATAGATAGTAATAAGAATTTTCAGATAGAAACTAATTATTTCTTGTTAGATGAACAGTTCAAAAAGCAATTGAGATATTTCTCTCCTAAAATTTTCATCTTGACAATAATTTTATTTTTAGATTATTGTATGAATTTAGTTACAGTCAGGTTGCTGTTGAAACAGCCTAAGAGGGAAGATGGTGAAAAGCCATCGCGGTCCCGCCACTGTAAGCGGTGTTGTAATTCCTATTAAGCCACTTTCTGTCATCTAAGGCAGATGGGAAGGCAAGGAAGTTGAAACCGCAAGCCAGTAGACCTGCCTGATTGTACCTCACAAAGGTTCTTCGAGGATAAAGAACGTGAGGGTAAGAGGGAAGATATATATTAGAAAAAAATTTTCCCCGTCCTTTATTTCTCGAAGGACGGGGATTTTTTTTGGAAAATGAAAAGCTATCTAAAAAAACTACTAATTTTTGCCTTTTTCAGTTTGCTGATAACAGCATTAAAAGCAGAAGGAGGAGAAAAATCTACCAACATAGGTACTATCAAGGTAACTGCAAAGAGAGAAATCAAGCAGGAAGCCATTGTAGAATATCCGACATCATATGTCACTGTAATCGATGGTAAAAAAATAGAAAAACAGTTTCGCTCTGTGCCTGAAGCCATATCTGATGAGGTTGGGGTTAGAGTAAATAAACTCGGCGGGCTTGGAAGTTTCAGTACAATATCTATTCGTGGCTCTTCCTCAGACCAAGTAGTCGTTCTTCTCGATGGCATTCCCATAAATGAAGCTCGCGGAGGTGGAGTTGATATATCAGAAATACCTCTTTTCAATATCGACTCAATCGAAATATATAGAGGAAATTCTCCTTTGAGATTTGGACAATCAGGCATAGGTGGTATTGTCAATATAAAAACCCAAATACCTGAAAACGAAAACACTTTTAAAAGCTCATTCAGTTATGGCTCGTTTGAAACTTATCGCTATTCATACTTTGTAACGCATTCGTTCAAGAAGACCAAACTTTTAATAGGCATCGATTATTCCAAAAGTGATAATGACTTCGACTTTTTTGATGACAACGGCACAATCTTTACTTCTGAAGATGACAGATGGACACATAGAAAGAATAACAGATTCAGGTCGCTCAATATTCTTTCTCGGATTGAAAAGGAAATAACTTCTAACTTCAGCATTTCTTTTTACAACAACCTCACAAGGACATTCAAAGGAGTACCGGGCATTTCAGCATATCAATCTGAAAAGGCATCGCTTAGAAACCTGATGAATATAAGCCGAATTACTTTCAAAGCAAATCATTTTCCTCACAAAATGTTTACTCTCAAATTGACTCTTTATAACACCTATGAGGTAAGCAAATTCAAAGATAAACTTGGTGAAATCGGTATAGGTTTTCAGGATAACCGCAATGAAACAAACAGTATTGGCGCAAGATTAAACCTTGAAGGAACTCTTTTTGAATATCTCGATACTAATTTTTTAATTGAAGAAAGATATGAAAGATTCAAGCCGGAAGACAAATTAGCAACATCAAAATCAGGCAACAGCTACAGACGCACATTAACATTGGGCACGGAAGAAAATTTCAATCTTCTATCAAATCGCTTGATGCTGACTGCAGCAGTTAAGTCAGATATGATAAATGATAAATCTTCGGACAACTCGCCTTTTTTCTTTGCTGATAAACTCAGATTCAAAAGGGAATATTCTGAATATACAACATATCAGACAGGATTCAAATTTTCACCTATCTCTTGGATTACAGTCAGGGGAAATGTTGGTAAATATTATCGTATTCCAAGCTTCTTTGAATTATTTGGTGATAGAGGAGGAGTAATAGGCAATCCGAATTTGCTTGCTGAAACCGGGAAAAATCGCGACATCGGGATAAGAATCGAGAAAATTTTCACAGACAACCCATTTCTTAAAAAGTTTTATCTTGAATCCGTATATTTTGACAATGAAGTAAAAAATTTAATTCTTTTCATACAAAATTCACAGCGCACATCGAAGCCCGAAAATATAGGAAAAGCACGCATTAAAGGCGCTGAATTTTCCCTTGGATTGAACCTTACTGACTATATTGAAGCGTCTGCAAATTACACAAAACTCGATGCACGAGACAAAAGCCGAATACCTGCATACAAATCAAAATTTCTTCCTGGAAGACCAAAAAAAGAATTTACCTATAGAGTGCGTATCTTCAACGAATACGGGGAAATTTACTATAACCTCACAAAAATTGAAAAAAATTTCTTGGACAGAGCAAACCTAAAACCAACAAGAGACAGAGAAATTCACAATATTGGCGCAAGCATCTTTTTCGGCAAGACTTTTACAATCAACTTCGAGGCAAAAAACCTCAATGACAGCAATGTTTCAGATGTAAATGGATATCCAATACCGGGACAATCTTTTTTCATAACCTTTACAACTTTTTTTGAAGGGAGGTGAAGCTTTGATGTAATGTGAAGGATTTTCAACTATAAGAGTTTTGAATTGAGAAAATAATGAAATCAATTTCAACCAATGAGAAGGAGGTTTTAAATGAATCCTATGAAGTCAAAATTATCTCTCAAAAACTTAAGCTTTGTTGTGATGCCGTTTTTTTTCCTCTTTGTTCTGATGACACTGGCAAATGCGAAATCGAGGGTCGGATATGTGCTTAACTCCGATTATTCAAGCGGTTCAACTATAAGCACAATCAAATACAATGGGAAAAAGACAAAGGCACAAGTAAATCAGGACATCTTGAGCGAGCTTCATTCAGATTCAATAATAAGAAAATTTAAAAACTATATCTTTGTAATTGCAAGATATCAGGGCGACAATGTAATTGTGCTCAAAAAGAATGACTTAACGAATCCTTTAAAACAATACTCATTCACCGACGGCACAAATCCGCAGGATATGGTTTTCAAAAACAAAAAAACTGCTTATGTAAGCGGCCTTGGCTCAAATGATATTCTTGTTATCAATCCATTGACAGGCAAAGTAAAGAAAAAAATTGATTTGTCTGATTATGCTGATTCCGATGGCCTTGTTGAAGCTGCATCCATGATAAAAATAGGAAAACTTCTATTTGTCTCCCTTCAGCGACTTAACAACCTTAACTACTTTTCGGCATCGAATGATAGTATGATTGCAGTAATCAATATCAAGACAAACAAATTAGTCGATACAATCACTCTTGCCGGAAGAAATCCAAGCAGCATGGTTTATTGCAAAAAGAATAAAAAGATATATGTATCTGATACAGGCACATATGACACAAGTGATTCTTATGGCGGCATCGAGGTGATAAATCCAAAAACACTTGAATCTGAAGGCATTATTATCACTGACGATTCACTTGGTGGTACACCGGGAAGTATAGCTCTTTACTCTTTATCAAAGGGATTTATCGTTATAAGCGATTCTTCCATGAATAATTATGTAGTTTCATTCAATGCCAAAAAAGGGAGTGCCGGAAGTCAGCTTTCAGGGACAAGCACAGCATATATCCCTAAAATTCTCATTGACGGTAAATTTCTCTACGTCCTTGATAGAGATTCCAACAATCCGGGTATAATTGTATATAATGTCAAAAATAATAAAAAGGTGTCAGGCCCAAAAAGCACTGGGCAATTGGCGCCTGCAGATTTAATTTTATAGTAAGATAGTTATCGAAAGAAAGAAGGGGTGGAATGTTTGAAATTGAAAGGAAAAAAGAGAGAAGAGGCATCTTTCTTTTTATATCCCTCCTAATTCATCTTATGATTGCAGTGCTTCTTTTCTCGATGCCTGTAAAAACAAAGAGTCGGAATGACACAGACTATAGCAGGCATATAATTATTGATTTTGACATTCCTGCCCCTTCATCATTAAAAACACTCTCTTACGGAAATAATCAAAAGGGACTCAGCAAAAAATTGATTGCAACAAAAAAAGTTCCATTGAATAATTCAAAGGGGAAAAAAATATCCAAATCAAGTTCTTCCATATCAGAAAAAGAAAAAGGTAAAAATAAAAGAAGAGAGGACTTGCCTTTAAAATTCACATTGAATGGTAAAAACAAAGATGAATTGATAGGTATTCAAAACATTTCCTTTTCAAAAGGAAGTTTGATAAAGGGCAATAGTTTTTATGGAACGGCTGCTGATGGGAGAGAAGGTTCGGGTTTCGGCAAAAGTTCTTCCTCAGGAAACGGCAATGGCAAAGGCATTTCCTCCAATGGCAACTCCGCCAATCCATATTACTCAACTTATTATGACATCTGTTTAAAGCAAATTGAAAAGAATAAACGATATCCTCAAAAAGCTATAATTCGCCAGATTGAAGGCGATGTTGATGTAAATATTGTTTTGAATGAAAATGGTAAATTAATTAGGGCGAATATTTTGAAATCATCGGGGTGGGATATGCTTGATGAAGAAGCAATTGAATGCGTTAAAAGGGCATCTCCCTTCCCCAAACCACCAAAAGAACTTCTGTTGAATTCACGACTTTCACTTACTTTTACAATTATTTTCGAAATTCTCTAATCCCAAAATCCTTTTCTGAAAAGATTTCAGCCGTAAAGGCAAGAATTTCCGCATCTTCTTTCCACTCGTCTCGTTCAAGTCCTGCTTTCAAACAGGTTTCCTCGAGAAAAGTAATGTTATCCCAATTATATCTCACTGCAACCTGCGGCAAAAGAAGTCCTGAATAGAATCCTTTTTTGATAAGAATTCCATCTTCCCCTACCTTTATTTCATCAGGGTTTGAAATTTTTCTCAGAGGGCTCAATACAGAAATCTCTATTTCAATCTCATCAAGCTCATCAGAGCTTACAGGTGGAAATCGAGGATCTTGCAATGCAGCAGCTTCTGCCATTTCCCAAACAGTTTCAATCAGGGGTTTATATGCCTCTACAAAACCGATGCACCCTCTAAGATAACCACCTTTGTGCAGCGTTACAAAAGCACCCCTCTTTTCATTCAAAATCTGGAATGGAGATTCAGGGAATGACTGTGATAAATTTGCCACTGCATTTTCAATTGATTTTCTTGCCAAATGAAGAAGAAATATTTTTTCATCTTTATTCATTATATTACTTCATTACATCTTTATTCAATCTTTGTAAAGCCCTGCGGCAAGATACCCAACAACCTCATCATAGTCTCCTGTAACATCCCCGGAGGTAGCATAAC
The genomic region above belongs to Candidatus Schekmanbacteria bacterium and contains:
- a CDS encoding MerR family transcriptional regulator — encoded protein: MARKKAGYSIGAVAQMLDIHPQTLRIYEREGLVKPKRTSGNTRVYTEEDIKKIELIQRLTHELGVNLAGVEIILRMSERIEEMQKEMDNMLKTLLEHFSEELKKWQETQSSALVKVQRRDVAPIKKKRK
- a CDS encoding TonB-dependent receptor, whose protein sequence is MKSYLKKLLIFAFFSLLITALKAEGGEKSTNIGTIKVTAKREIKQEAIVEYPTSYVTVIDGKKIEKQFRSVPEAISDEVGVRVNKLGGLGSFSTISIRGSSSDQVVVLLDGIPINEARGGGVDISEIPLFNIDSIEIYRGNSPLRFGQSGIGGIVNIKTQIPENENTFKSSFSYGSFETYRYSYFVTHSFKKTKLLIGIDYSKSDNDFDFFDDNGTIFTSEDDRWTHRKNNRFRSLNILSRIEKEITSNFSISFYNNLTRTFKGVPGISAYQSEKASLRNLMNISRITFKANHFPHKMFTLKLTLYNTYEVSKFKDKLGEIGIGFQDNRNETNSIGARLNLEGTLFEYLDTNFLIEERYERFKPEDKLATSKSGNSYRRTLTLGTEENFNLLSNRLMLTAAVKSDMINDKSSDNSPFFFADKLRFKREYSEYTTYQTGFKFSPISWITVRGNVGKYYRIPSFFELFGDRGGVIGNPNLLAETGKNRDIGIRIEKIFTDNPFLKKFYLESVYFDNEVKNLILFIQNSQRTSKPENIGKARIKGAEFSLGLNLTDYIEASANYTKLDARDKSRIPAYKSKFLPGRPKKEFTYRVRIFNEYGEIYYNLTKIEKNFLDRANLKPTRDREIHNIGASIFFGKTFTINFEAKNLNDSNVSDVNGYPIPGQSFFITFTTFFEGR
- a CDS encoding energy transducer TonB — encoded protein: MFEIERKKERRGIFLFISLLIHLMIAVLLFSMPVKTKSRNDTDYSRHIIIDFDIPAPSSLKTLSYGNNQKGLSKKLIATKKVPLNNSKGKKISKSSSSISEKEKGKNKRREDLPLKFTLNGKNKDELIGIQNISFSKGSLIKGNSFYGTAADGREGSGFGKSSSSGNGNGKGISSNGNSANPYYSTYYDICLKQIEKNKRYPQKAIIRQIEGDVDVNIVLNENGKLIRANILKSSGWDMLDEEAIECVKRASPFPKPPKELLLNSRLSLTFTIIFEIL
- a CDS encoding YncE family protein, with protein sequence MNPMKSKLSLKNLSFVVMPFFFLFVLMTLANAKSRVGYVLNSDYSSGSTISTIKYNGKKTKAQVNQDILSELHSDSIIRKFKNYIFVIARYQGDNVIVLKKNDLTNPLKQYSFTDGTNPQDMVFKNKKTAYVSGLGSNDILVINPLTGKVKKKIDLSDYADSDGLVEAASMIKIGKLLFVSLQRLNNLNYFSASNDSMIAVINIKTNKLVDTITLAGRNPSSMVYCKKNKKIYVSDTGTYDTSDSYGGIEVINPKTLESEGIIITDDSLGGTPGSIALYSLSKGFIVISDSSMNNYVVSFNAKKGSAGSQLSGTSTAYIPKILIDGKFLYVLDRDSNNPGIIVYNVKNNKKVSGPKSTGQLAPADLIL
- the amrA gene encoding AmmeMemoRadiSam system protein A, producing the protein MMNKDEKIFLLHLARKSIENAVANLSQSFPESPFQILNEKRGAFVTLHKGGYLRGCIGFVEAYKPLIETVWEMAEAAALQDPRFPPVSSDELDEIEIEISVLSPLRKISNPDEIKVGEDGILIKKGFYSGLLLPQVAVRYNWDNITFLEETCLKAGLERDEWKEDAEILAFTAEIFSEKDFGIREFRK